One Tamlana carrageenivorans genomic region harbors:
- a CDS encoding gliding motility-associated C-terminal domain-containing protein, which yields MKNFTLVHIVTFFLLIFSNVVQGQVVITKPNLIGFNQACASDGFNEYSISFSFSPETALGTSNQFILELSDAEGSFANSEVIFTSAAGAIVSSPATITFAVPKTVSGESYKVRVKSTEPAATSSGSNAFPAYYKLQDSPFTINNLVATANFCSGGSYLLTIDNPGDENNDSPLQYPSLTYNWYRETSATTKEFVAHGSSLNVTTSGKYFVETNYGTCTSNSYSNRVTVNEISTGVTVSINSSLGNPFCMSDGPTTLTATAGDSYQWSKDGLPIDGATDQTYITNNSGDYAVNVDLGSCTATANIILDNSGFSSSIGGVLLEEDNVLEDDESILVTITTDASNPTFTWYRNDAQISGETSNSFVVDQFGSYKVVVSQPSSTGSCVASTEYLFTVSGGENYFPDVPEIPNIVSPNGDGINDTWVIPKEYVSGTNTEVTIISPQGKTVLQTNDYLNNWPEDAIDFKSVNPVYYYIITTSNGSTRKGSLTVIK from the coding sequence ATGAAAAATTTCACGCTAGTACATATTGTTACTTTTTTCCTTTTAATTTTTTCTAATGTAGTACAAGGACAAGTTGTTATAACGAAGCCTAATTTAATTGGTTTTAATCAGGCTTGTGCTAGTGATGGATTTAATGAATATAGTATTTCTTTTTCTTTTTCACCAGAAACCGCACTTGGTACATCTAATCAATTTATTTTAGAGCTTTCCGATGCCGAAGGAAGTTTTGCAAACAGTGAGGTTATTTTTACATCTGCAGCCGGAGCTATAGTTTCATCTCCAGCAACCATAACTTTTGCTGTCCCTAAAACGGTCTCTGGCGAATCCTATAAAGTTCGTGTAAAGAGTACGGAACCTGCGGCAACTAGCTCTGGTTCTAATGCATTTCCTGCGTATTATAAATTGCAGGACAGTCCGTTTACAATTAATAATTTAGTAGCGACAGCTAATTTTTGTTCGGGCGGAAGTTATCTTTTAACCATTGATAATCCTGGGGATGAAAATAACGATTCCCCACTGCAATACCCTTCATTAACATATAACTGGTATCGAGAAACGAGTGCAACTACTAAAGAGTTTGTTGCTCATGGTAGTAGTTTAAATGTAACAACCTCAGGGAAATATTTTGTTGAAACTAATTATGGAACCTGTACTTCTAATTCGTATTCTAACCGTGTTACGGTTAACGAAATATCCACAGGCGTTACGGTATCTATCAATTCAAGTTTAGGTAATCCATTCTGTATGAGTGATGGGCCAACGACTTTAACCGCAACTGCTGGCGATAGTTATCAATGGAGTAAGGACGGTTTGCCTATTGATGGCGCAACCGACCAAACTTATATTACCAATAACTCAGGAGATTATGCTGTAAATGTAGATTTAGGAAGCTGTACAGCTACCGCAAACATAATATTGGATAATTCTGGTTTTTCTAGTAGTATTGGCGGTGTTCTTCTAGAGGAGGATAATGTTCTGGAGGATGATGAGTCTATTCTTGTTACCATTACTACAGATGCTTCTAATCCTACTTTTACATGGTATCGCAACGATGCTCAAATTTCAGGAGAAACAAGCAATAGTTTTGTGGTCGATCAATTTGGAAGCTATAAAGTAGTGGTTTCGCAACCGTCGTCTACAGGTAGTTGTGTGGCTTCTACTGAATATTTGTTTACCGTTTCAGGCGGAGAAAACTATTTTCCAGATGTGCCTGAAATACCTAATATTGTTAGCCCTAACGGCGATGGTATAAACGATACTTGGGTAATTCCTAAGGAATATGTTTCTGGGACTAATACAGAAGTCACCATTATAAGTCCACAGGGCAAAACGGTACTTCAAACTAATGATTATTTGAATAATTGGCCCGAGGATGCTATCGATTTTAAAAGTGTTAATCCAGTGTATTATTATATCATAACGACTTCAAACGGAAGTACAAGAAAAGGATCTTTAACAGTAATAAAATAA
- the ccsA gene encoding cytochrome c biogenesis protein: MNKIYRVFASPILAVLLLLIFAVSMATATFIENDFGTATAWKIIYDSWWFEVVMLGLGLCFVMNIYKYRLWRLEKWSVLTFHLAFIIILIGAGITRYASYGGVMRIREGASSNMIISTNNYLHVHLSNGEKTKTLRKKINFSPISNNDFEIKTDFQNLPITISYNEFIADAVPEIIDDVDDGKPLIQMVVSAGSGRETVYLEKGEIESIGEHQHKIGFEVDRADVINITEKDGMFKIRSPRNLSTFVMATETAGTIVKDSLHNIALRTLYRDGDASFVPLSYHPKAKIGLISVSEKPKDNDEQKDDALLVDVTVGDKTKTGTLLYREGFLPTKHELDVNNIQVSLSYGAEPIITPFSIKLNDFQLERYPGSTSPSAYASEISVIDGDKVMPYRIYMNHVLDYEGFRFFQASYDTDELGTVLAVNHDALGTNITYLGYFLMMIGMFFTLFNKNSRFWMINNKLKKLKMKSVTLVLIFLCCSLGSFAQNKTPEINIQTIKQLEVDEQHAEMFGRLMVQDLDGRIKPMNTLASEFLRKLTRKPYFKFSQHGESISLSANQAFLAMQSASNIWQYIPLIKVDVEKGGDVFKALEVSEGGLVSFVGLLDEKGKYRLGEVVEVANKKKPAERSEFDKEVIKVDERFNILYNVFSGNYLKVFPNSNDENNKWHSQTYDFLDFPEEDAQFAQKIIPSYFNDVNKKDWVAASEKLEYIKTFQDVLGKDIIPSRKRIEAELWYNELNLNFWLFQVFFTLGVLLLFLAVLKVFTKGKIIDFAWNLMIILTLVSFIAFTGNIILRWYVAQHAPWSNGYEMLVFVSWVLLLCGLMTFRKSDFALPLATLFSGALLFVSYLDWLSPEITNLMPVLKSYWLKIHVATIVSSYAPLALSAILGFMALLLMIFKTEKTQKEIDIRIKELSYINEISMTIGLFVLSVGTFLGGVWANESWGRYWAWDPKETWALISIIVYAVVLHLRLIPGLKSMYVLNTSSVFAFGSIIMTSFGVNYYLSGLHSYAAGDPLPIPKFIYVIIILVVVVAFVAFFRKQKFRKSKSNPL; encoded by the coding sequence ATGAATAAAATCTACCGCGTATTTGCCTCTCCTATATTAGCTGTTTTACTTTTATTAATTTTTGCGGTGTCTATGGCTACCGCCACTTTTATTGAAAATGATTTCGGAACAGCAACAGCATGGAAAATAATTTATGATTCTTGGTGGTTTGAAGTTGTTATGCTGGGCTTAGGACTTTGTTTTGTAATGAACATTTATAAGTACAGATTATGGCGCCTAGAAAAATGGTCGGTATTGACTTTTCATTTAGCTTTTATTATTATTTTAATAGGTGCAGGTATTACCCGTTACGCTTCTTATGGTGGTGTTATGCGAATTCGTGAAGGTGCTTCTTCAAATATGATAATTTCCACGAATAATTATTTACACGTTCATCTTTCTAATGGAGAAAAAACGAAAACACTTCGTAAAAAAATCAACTTTTCACCAATAAGTAATAATGATTTTGAAATAAAAACGGATTTTCAAAATCTCCCAATTACCATATCTTATAATGAATTTATAGCGGATGCTGTTCCAGAAATTATAGATGATGTAGATGATGGTAAACCGTTAATTCAAATGGTAGTGTCTGCTGGAAGTGGAAGAGAAACCGTGTATTTGGAAAAAGGAGAAATAGAGAGTATCGGTGAACATCAACATAAAATTGGTTTTGAGGTGGATCGAGCCGATGTGATTAATATCACCGAAAAGGACGGAATGTTTAAAATACGGTCCCCTAGAAATTTAAGCACTTTTGTGATGGCAACCGAAACGGCTGGAACCATTGTTAAAGATAGCCTTCATAACATAGCGCTTAGAACCTTATATCGGGATGGTGATGCCTCTTTTGTGCCTCTATCTTATCATCCTAAGGCTAAAATTGGTCTAATATCTGTTTCTGAAAAACCAAAAGATAATGATGAACAAAAAGACGATGCTTTACTTGTAGATGTTACCGTAGGGGATAAAACAAAAACTGGTACTTTATTATATAGGGAAGGTTTTTTACCAACCAAACACGAACTTGATGTTAATAACATTCAAGTATCGTTGTCCTATGGGGCAGAACCCATTATCACCCCATTTTCAATTAAATTAAATGACTTTCAACTAGAGCGTTACCCGGGTTCTACGAGTCCGTCGGCTTATGCTAGTGAAATAAGTGTTATTGATGGAGATAAGGTTATGCCGTATCGTATATACATGAATCATGTGTTAGATTACGAAGGGTTTCGTTTCTTTCAAGCGAGTTATGATACCGATGAACTCGGAACTGTTTTAGCTGTAAACCATGACGCCCTGGGTACCAACATAACTTATTTAGGGTATTTTTTAATGATGATAGGGATGTTTTTTACGCTTTTTAATAAAAACTCACGTTTTTGGATGATTAATAATAAGTTGAAAAAACTTAAAATGAAAAGCGTAACCTTAGTATTAATCTTTTTATGTTGTTCTTTAGGAAGTTTTGCCCAAAATAAAACTCCGGAAATAAACATTCAAACGATAAAACAGTTGGAGGTTGATGAGCAGCATGCCGAAATGTTTGGTCGTTTAATGGTTCAGGATTTGGATGGGCGAATAAAACCAATGAACACTTTAGCTTCAGAATTCTTAAGAAAACTAACCAGAAAGCCATATTTTAAATTTTCTCAACACGGGGAAAGCATTTCTTTAAGTGCCAATCAAGCTTTTCTTGCCATGCAATCGGCTTCTAATATTTGGCAATATATTCCTTTAATAAAGGTTGATGTTGAAAAAGGAGGCGATGTGTTTAAAGCGTTAGAAGTTAGTGAGGGCGGTTTGGTTTCCTTTGTAGGGCTCTTAGATGAAAAAGGTAAATATAGATTGGGCGAGGTTGTTGAGGTAGCTAATAAAAAGAAACCTGCCGAACGAAGTGAATTTGATAAAGAAGTTATAAAAGTTGATGAACGCTTTAATATCCTGTATAATGTGTTTTCTGGAAATTATTTAAAGGTGTTTCCTAATAGTAATGATGAAAACAATAAATGGCATAGTCAAACGTATGATTTTTTAGATTTCCCAGAGGAGGACGCACAATTTGCACAAAAAATTATTCCAAGTTATTTTAATGATGTTAATAAAAAAGATTGGGTTGCGGCCAGCGAAAAATTGGAGTATATCAAAACATTCCAAGATGTTTTGGGTAAAGACATTATTCCATCCCGAAAAAGAATAGAAGCCGAGTTGTGGTATAATGAGCTTAACTTAAATTTTTGGCTGTTTCAGGTTTTCTTTACTTTAGGAGTTCTTCTATTATTTTTAGCTGTATTAAAAGTGTTCACTAAAGGAAAGATTATAGATTTTGCATGGAACCTAATGATAATATTAACACTCGTAAGTTTTATTGCTTTTACAGGAAATATTATATTAAGATGGTATGTGGCACAGCACGCCCCTTGGAGTAATGGTTACGAAATGCTTGTTTTTGTGTCTTGGGTATTGTTACTATGTGGTTTGATGACTTTTAGAAAGTCAGATTTTGCATTGCCATTAGCGACATTGTTTTCAGGAGCCTTATTGTTTGTGAGTTATTTAGATTGGTTAAGTCCGGAAATTACCAATTTAATGCCTGTATTAAAATCGTATTGGTTAAAAATTCATGTTGCAACCATTGTTAGTAGTTATGCGCCTCTAGCACTTTCAGCAATTTTAGGTTTTATGGCGCTTTTATTAATGATTTTTAAAACTGAAAAAACACAGAAGGAAATTGATATACGTATCAAAGAGTTGAGTTATATTAATGAAATTTCTATGACTATTGGGTTGTTTGTATTGTCGGTTGGAACTTTTCTTGGTGGTGTTTGGGCTAATGAATCATGGGGACGCTACTGGGCCTGGGATCCCAAAGAAACTTGGGCTTTAATTAGTATAATTGTATATGCTGTAGTATTACACTTAAGGTTAATTCCTGGTTTAAAAAGCATGTATGTGCTGAACACTTCTAGTGTGTTTGCTTTTGGATCTATTATTATGACCTCTTTTGGGGTTAATTATTATTTGTCAGGATTACATAGTTATGCAGCAGGTGATCCTTTACCTATTCCCAAATTTATTTATGTTATAATAATCTTAGTGGTAGTGGTTGCTTTTGTAGCCTTTTTTAGAAAACAAAAATTTCGAAAAAGCAAATCCAATCCACTTTAA